A single window of Tuberibacillus sp. Marseille-P3662 DNA harbors:
- a CDS encoding undecaprenyl-diphosphate phosphatase yields the protein MEELLTLIKYAFLGLVQGFTEPIPISSSGHLVIIQELLNMDLEGLTFEIFVNFASLFAVLIIYRRDLIRLIKNGIAYLTTREASSKSDFMFIIYLIVGTIPAGVLGVLFGDVIEEQLSKVSTVGVTLIITGIALWIIRNLRGRKADQDLSFKDAAIVGLGQAIALIPGISRSGGTIVAAMGRGMKQDTALRFSFMLYIPVSLGTGILSISDLINSPDLASLWMPYLIGFVISLIASYFSLKWLINVMANGRLGIFSIYCVIVGALVLIFLT from the coding sequence TTGGAAGAACTACTTACATTAATCAAATATGCTTTTTTAGGGCTCGTCCAAGGTTTCACTGAGCCAATTCCAATATCATCTAGCGGCCATCTGGTTATTATTCAAGAATTATTGAACATGGATTTGGAAGGGCTCACTTTTGAAATTTTTGTAAACTTTGCATCATTATTCGCAGTGTTAATTATTTATCGGCGTGACCTCATCCGGTTGATTAAGAACGGCATTGCCTATCTAACGACGAGGGAAGCATCCTCAAAATCTGATTTTATGTTCATCATTTATTTGATTGTCGGCACAATCCCTGCTGGGGTCTTAGGCGTTTTATTCGGTGATGTTATTGAAGAACAATTGTCCAAGGTTTCAACTGTGGGCGTCACTCTTATTATCACGGGTATAGCGCTTTGGATCATTCGGAATTTACGTGGACGAAAAGCTGATCAGGATCTTAGTTTTAAGGATGCCGCGATCGTCGGCCTCGGACAAGCAATTGCGTTAATCCCGGGAATCAGCCGTTCTGGAGGCACGATTGTTGCGGCAATGGGTCGCGGTATGAAGCAGGACACAGCATTGCGTTTTTCATTTATGCTCTATATTCCTGTAAGTCTCGGTACGGGAATTCTATCGATCAGTGATTTGATTAACAGTCCTGATTTGGCTTCCTTATGGATGCCTTATCTTATTGGTTTTGTTATATCATTGATTGCTTCTTACTTCTCACTGAAGTGGCTTATAAATGTAATGGCAAATGGACGTTTAGGTATTTTCTCTATCTATTGCGTGATCGTCGGCGCCCTTGTGCTCATATTTTTAACTTAA
- the moaD gene encoding molybdopterin converting factor subunit 1, whose translation MIEVLLFAVVKEQIGASRLQLNYSGLTVRDVKQTLEDDYGLKDTTNLMMAVNEEYAGDDVQLQAGDTVAVIPPVSGG comes from the coding sequence ATGATCGAGGTTCTCCTATTTGCCGTTGTCAAAGAACAAATCGGAGCTAGCCGCCTGCAGCTTAATTACTCTGGTTTAACGGTTCGAGACGTGAAACAAACATTAGAAGATGATTACGGACTAAAGGACACTACGAACTTAATGATGGCTGTTAACGAGGAGTATGCGGGGGATGATGTACAGTTACAAGCCGGTGATACAGTGGCCGTGATCCCACCTGTTAGCGGTGGTTAA
- a CDS encoding molybdenum cofactor biosynthesis protein MoaE, translated as MNEAQRYRVINEPIDVQMVIDQVSHRNAGAINTFIGTVREMTAGKQTTYLKYEAYTSMAVKQLQKIASEISEQWPEAETAIVHRTGELDIQDIAVVIAVATPHRADAFEACRYAIERIKVIVPIWKKEHWDDGATWIGDQKETVSYANNDQHDGGEEV; from the coding sequence GTGAATGAAGCGCAGCGTTATCGCGTCATTAATGAGCCTATCGATGTGCAAATGGTGATTGATCAAGTATCCCATCGCAACGCGGGCGCAATTAATACCTTTATCGGAACAGTACGGGAGATGACCGCCGGTAAACAAACCACTTATCTTAAGTATGAAGCCTACACATCAATGGCTGTGAAGCAATTGCAGAAGATCGCTTCAGAAATTAGCGAGCAATGGCCTGAAGCCGAAACGGCGATTGTCCATCGTACGGGTGAGTTAGACATTCAAGATATTGCTGTTGTGATTGCTGTTGCAACACCTCATCGTGCTGATGCCTTTGAAGCTTGCCGCTACGCTATTGAAAGAATCAAAGTGATTGTTCCAATATGGAAGAAAGAGCATTGGGATGATGGGGCCACTTGGATAGGTGATCAGAAGGAAACGGTTTCTTATGCTAATAATGATCAACATGATGGTGGTGAAGAGGTATGA
- the mobB gene encoding molybdopterin-guanine dinucleotide biosynthesis protein B — protein sequence MTVNVLQFVGYSNSGKTTLMSELVERLVHKGCQVGVIKHHAHRDKNQFLNPNKDTGRYQQHGAAVVGMSGPGGFQLASQSQMPLSAYIQFYQEIFDCDTVLVEGYKQAEYTKILVLRHRADWEALQTLENIALIVVPADTNWQPDAAIRAIHNDDPQLLDTIEQMMEGGPSE from the coding sequence GTGACAGTGAACGTTCTGCAATTCGTCGGCTATAGCAATAGTGGGAAAACCACGCTAATGTCTGAGCTGGTGGAGCGGCTGGTTCATAAAGGCTGCCAGGTCGGTGTCATTAAACATCACGCCCATAGGGATAAGAACCAGTTTCTTAATCCCAATAAGGATACGGGACGCTACCAGCAGCATGGTGCTGCTGTTGTGGGTATGAGTGGTCCCGGGGGTTTCCAATTAGCTAGCCAGTCCCAAATGCCGCTCTCGGCTTATATCCAGTTTTATCAAGAGATTTTTGATTGTGATACGGTTCTTGTGGAAGGCTATAAACAAGCTGAGTACACTAAGATTCTCGTACTCCGTCATCGAGCTGACTGGGAAGCGTTACAGACCTTGGAGAATATTGCTTTAATTGTGGTGCCGGCGGACACTAACTGGCAGCCTGATGCGGCTATACGAGCTATACATAATGATGACCCACAGTTATTGGACACTATAGAACAGATGATGGAGGGTGGTCCGAGTGAATGA
- a CDS encoding molybdopterin molybdotransferase MoeA produces the protein MVESRRPITVHNAVEQVMQQVTLLDTEQVKLTDADGRILAEDITSDHDVPPFNRSPYDGFAIQAEDTKAAKKHAPVRLTVIETIGAGQMASQSVQTGQAIRIMTGAPIPEGADAVVMLEMAYEAGDGLIDIKRPFNAGDNISWQGEDTPEDTPLISSGQKIHPGTQAVMATFGYAQVSVKRQPIVGIIATGTELLEVDEPLEPGKIRNSNAYMIYSQVKKAGGRPIMLGQLQDDFQSSHRAVQQALERVDVLITTGGVSVGDFDFLPAIYEKLGAEVLFNKVGMRPGSVTTVARSGDQLLFGLSGNPSACFVGFELFAAPYIKAMQGYQYPYLQTIRAVLDTDFPKLNPFTRFVRSQLHPTREGLAVRSVGLDKSNVVTSLAFADSLMVIPGGARGLQSGDPVDVLMLKEESGTFL, from the coding sequence ATGGTCGAAAGCCGCAGACCGATCACCGTACATAATGCTGTTGAACAGGTCATGCAACAGGTTACACTATTAGACACTGAACAAGTCAAATTAACTGACGCGGATGGCAGGATATTGGCAGAGGATATTACCAGCGATCACGATGTGCCTCCTTTTAACCGTTCACCTTATGATGGTTTTGCGATCCAAGCAGAAGATACCAAAGCAGCAAAAAAACATGCCCCCGTTCGCTTAACCGTGATTGAGACCATCGGTGCCGGTCAAATGGCATCTCAATCAGTTCAAACAGGTCAAGCCATCCGGATTATGACAGGGGCACCCATTCCCGAAGGGGCGGACGCAGTTGTTATGTTGGAAATGGCCTATGAAGCAGGGGACGGGTTGATCGACATCAAGCGTCCTTTCAACGCTGGAGATAACATTTCATGGCAAGGGGAGGATACTCCAGAAGACACCCCGCTTATTTCGTCGGGTCAAAAGATTCATCCAGGCACCCAAGCGGTCATGGCGACTTTTGGATATGCTCAGGTTTCAGTAAAAAGACAACCCATCGTCGGGATTATTGCCACGGGGACGGAATTACTCGAAGTGGATGAGCCGCTTGAACCCGGAAAGATCCGTAACAGCAATGCCTACATGATCTATTCGCAAGTGAAAAAAGCCGGCGGCAGGCCTATCATGCTCGGTCAATTACAGGATGATTTTCAGTCAAGCCATCGAGCTGTCCAACAAGCTTTAGAAAGGGTAGACGTATTGATAACCACAGGCGGTGTATCTGTTGGTGATTTTGATTTTTTACCTGCGATCTATGAGAAGTTAGGGGCTGAGGTGCTTTTTAATAAAGTCGGGATGCGTCCGGGTAGTGTCACAACGGTGGCTCGTTCAGGTGACCAACTTTTATTTGGTCTTTCAGGTAATCCATCGGCTTGTTTCGTTGGTTTTGAATTGTTCGCCGCACCTTATATCAAAGCGATGCAAGGATATCAATATCCATATTTACAAACCATCCGTGCGGTCCTTGACACTGATTTTCCCAAACTTAACCCATTTACACGCTTTGTGAGAAGTCAATTACACCCGACACGTGAAGGACTGGCGGTGCGTTCTGTCGGTCTCGATAAGTCGAACGTGGTCACATCCTTGGCATTCGCTGATAGTTTAATGGTTATACCTGGAGGGGCACGGGGACTTCAGTCCGGTGATCCCGTCGACGTACTGATGTTAAAAGAAGAAAGCGGGACCTTTTTGTGA
- a CDS encoding metal-sulfur cluster assembly factor produces MEALEEVIDPELGIDIVNLGLVYGADIDDNGDVVVTMTLTAMGCPLAGTIQHEVKSVVEPLEFVNSVEANIVWSPPWSKDNMSRYAKIALGIS; encoded by the coding sequence ATGGAAGCGCTCGAAGAAGTGATTGACCCAGAATTGGGTATCGATATTGTCAATCTCGGCCTTGTTTACGGTGCTGACATTGATGACAATGGCGATGTTGTCGTCACAATGACATTGACGGCCATGGGCTGTCCATTGGCAGGCACGATTCAGCATGAAGTCAAATCTGTTGTTGAACCATTGGAGTTCGTCAATAGTGTAGAGGCCAACATTGTTTGGAGTCCGCCTTGGAGCAAAGATAATATGTCACGCTATGCCAAGATTGCCTTAGGTATTTCGTAA
- a CDS encoding alpha/beta fold hydrolase: MITLRQTSVNHIPIIEAMPKGQEDAPLPTLLFWHGWTSYKERNLHYAYFLAEKGYRIVLPEATGHGERHAELTETERRFGFWEVVLQSIHESDVIKKDWLDRHHLVQDSRIALAGTSMGAIITLGALTQYSWISAAISLMGTPYYMSFTDALLEQYKILLGELPYTDEQIDQLKQQLLGYDLSRNFDPSQSIPMFFWHGQKDDKVPFSGAQTFYEKVKYEAPEASIEFVVDEQAGHEVTRAGVGAAVGWLEKHL; this comes from the coding sequence ATGATTACATTGCGTCAAACGAGCGTCAATCATATACCGATCATCGAAGCAATGCCTAAAGGGCAGGAGGATGCACCGTTGCCGACACTTCTATTTTGGCATGGGTGGACAAGTTATAAAGAGAGAAATTTGCATTATGCTTATTTTTTAGCGGAAAAAGGTTATCGGATTGTGCTTCCTGAGGCGACTGGACATGGTGAGCGCCATGCTGAACTCACAGAAACAGAGCGGCGCTTTGGCTTCTGGGAAGTTGTCCTGCAAAGCATTCATGAATCGGATGTGATTAAAAAGGATTGGTTGGACCGGCATCATCTTGTGCAAGACAGTCGCATCGCTTTGGCCGGAACGTCTATGGGGGCGATCATTACATTGGGGGCGTTAACCCAATACTCATGGATATCTGCTGCCATTTCATTAATGGGCACTCCCTATTATATGTCCTTCACTGATGCTCTCTTGGAGCAATACAAAATTCTATTGGGTGAATTGCCCTATACGGATGAGCAAATTGATCAGTTAAAACAACAGTTGCTTGGATATGATTTAAGTCGCAATTTTGATCCAAGCCAGTCCATTCCCATGTTCTTTTGGCATGGTCAAAAGGATGACAAGGTTCCATTTTCTGGAGCGCAAACTTTTTATGAAAAGGTCAAGTATGAGGCACCGGAGGCGTCCATTGAATTCGTTGTTGATGAACAAGCCGGCCATGAAGTGACACGTGCAGGTGTGGGTGCTGCTGTCGGGTGGTTGGAGAAGCACTTGTGA
- a CDS encoding Cof-type HAD-IIB family hydrolase yields MTPYLIALDLDGTLLTSDKTISERTKSVITNLKRQGHQFVISTGRPYRASQNYYDDLGLDTPIINFNGAFIHHPLDTTWGSHHFPMTLETAVSVLKTCETYRLNNIIAEVRDDVYIQHPNPEVIEAFQSGNPRITTGNVQAMLTDHPTSVLIEVNHQDVDHVIRALDTHHAQAIKQRSWGDPSNIIEVIRSGVSKAEGLKLVAHDLGIPQDKIIAFGDEDNDLEMLSYAQYGIAMGNAAGEVKQIAFDTTDTNDQDGIGNYLETFFSS; encoded by the coding sequence ATGACGCCATATTTAATCGCTCTTGATTTGGACGGAACACTACTAACCAGTGACAAGACCATTTCTGAACGAACAAAGTCAGTCATCACGAACTTAAAAAGGCAAGGACATCAGTTTGTAATCTCAACCGGGCGCCCCTATCGTGCTAGCCAAAACTATTATGATGATCTTGGGCTTGATACCCCCATTATCAACTTTAATGGCGCTTTTATACACCATCCCTTAGATACCACATGGGGGAGCCATCACTTTCCAATGACTTTGGAAACCGCTGTTAGCGTGTTAAAAACGTGTGAAACGTATCGTTTAAATAACATTATCGCTGAAGTTCGTGATGACGTCTATATTCAGCATCCAAACCCTGAAGTGATCGAAGCATTTCAATCTGGCAACCCGCGGATTACGACGGGAAATGTTCAGGCCATGCTGACCGATCACCCAACGAGCGTTTTAATTGAGGTGAATCATCAGGATGTTGACCATGTCATTCGCGCTTTGGATACGCATCATGCCCAAGCTATCAAACAACGGTCATGGGGCGATCCGTCCAATATTATCGAAGTGATCCGTTCAGGTGTATCGAAAGCGGAAGGATTAAAACTTGTCGCTCATGACCTTGGTATCCCACAGGATAAGATCATCGCCTTTGGTGATGAAGATAACGATTTAGAAATGCTCAGTTACGCCCAATACGGAATAGCTATGGGTAATGCGGCAGGTGAGGTTAAACAGATCGCCTTTGACACGACTGATACCAATGATCAGGATGGTATCGGAAACTATTTAGAAACGTTTTTCTCAAGTTAA
- a CDS encoding GNAT family N-acetyltransferase, translating to MKIYEVTQEHSEALHHRIAALFMQQISVSDDPSSYDQVLEAVRLSLKNDATSRIIVAEIADDLLGVAFMNFGISLRTGGYYLWLNELYVDNEHRNEGVGKELLLYTIHLAESENIKTIELETGVNNSVTKHMYNSLGFYEVVSKRYGFTFS from the coding sequence ATGAAAATTTATGAAGTCACACAAGAACACAGTGAAGCATTGCACCATCGCATTGCAGCATTATTTATGCAACAAATTTCGGTTTCTGATGACCCTTCTTCTTACGATCAGGTGCTTGAAGCGGTCCGTTTGTCTTTGAAAAACGACGCTACATCACGTATTATTGTAGCAGAAATTGCTGATGATTTATTAGGTGTGGCATTTATGAATTTCGGAATCAGCCTGCGAACCGGCGGCTATTATCTATGGCTCAACGAGTTGTACGTTGATAATGAACACCGAAATGAGGGCGTTGGGAAAGAACTACTATTATATACGATTCATCTCGCCGAATCAGAAAATATTAAGACGATTGAACTAGAGACAGGTGTTAACAATTCGGTAACGAAACATATGTACAATTCTTTAGGTTTCTATGAAGTTGTATCCAAACGTTATGGCTTCACTTTTTCATAA
- a CDS encoding NifU N-terminal domain-containing protein, giving the protein MSIDVRADTTPNPNAMKFTATKKLFDNRVIASKGDDVDHALAQQLLKLDGVDNIFGYGDFVTVNKTMDADWDELVAKIEEVFNSAS; this is encoded by the coding sequence ATGAGCATCGATGTTCGAGCTGACACAACGCCGAATCCTAATGCAATGAAATTTACTGCAACGAAAAAGTTGTTTGACAATCGAGTCATTGCCAGTAAAGGTGACGATGTTGACCACGCTTTAGCACAACAATTACTTAAACTCGACGGTGTTGATAATATCTTTGGTTATGGTGATTTCGTTACAGTCAATAAAACGATGGACGCTGACTGGGACGAGCTCGTTGCCAAAATTGAAGAAGTGTTTAACTCAGCTTCATAA
- a CDS encoding YitT family protein has product MYNETKISVIVVAGAIINALSLNLFLIPANVLASGFTGVSQFLAAVLGEYTPLDVSTGVLLFILNIPVVYLGWTRVGKRFTVYSLLSVIVTTLALSLIPVQSLTDKIMLNAVFGGVLAGVGVGITLKWGASTGGMDIVAMLLSRMRDQPIGVYLLVLNGLMVIAAGFFFGWEQALFTLVTLYVTSRVIDTIHTRHEKVTAMIITGKGKEIQQAIHKNMVRGITRVPAKGAFTDEDKEMLMIVITRYELYSLEQLLKEVDPTAFTNIVETAGIFGFFRTN; this is encoded by the coding sequence ATGTACAATGAAACAAAGATTTCAGTCATAGTTGTTGCAGGTGCTATTATTAATGCTTTATCGCTTAATTTATTCCTTATTCCAGCTAATGTGTTAGCCAGTGGTTTTACCGGTGTGTCGCAATTTTTAGCAGCGGTGCTCGGAGAGTATACACCTTTAGACGTAAGCACAGGGGTTTTACTATTCATACTCAATATTCCTGTCGTCTATTTAGGCTGGACACGCGTAGGTAAAAGGTTTACTGTTTACAGTCTTTTAAGCGTTATCGTCACAACGCTTGCTCTAAGTCTGATTCCTGTCCAATCGTTAACCGACAAGATTATGCTAAACGCTGTATTCGGCGGGGTTCTCGCCGGTGTTGGTGTCGGAATCACTTTGAAATGGGGGGCGTCAACAGGCGGAATGGACATTGTCGCCATGTTGTTATCTCGAATGAGAGATCAACCCATAGGTGTGTATTTACTGGTTCTAAATGGCTTAATGGTTATTGCGGCCGGTTTCTTCTTTGGTTGGGAACAAGCGCTGTTTACCCTTGTCACGCTTTATGTGACCTCACGGGTGATTGATACCATACATACACGCCATGAGAAAGTCACCGCGATGATCATTACCGGTAAAGGGAAAGAAATCCAACAAGCCATCCATAAAAATATGGTACGCGGTATTACCCGTGTCCCCGCCAAAGGGGCATTTACTGATGAAGATAAAGAGATGCTGATGATCGTGATCACACGTTATGAACTCTATTCGCTTGAACAACTCTTAAAAGAAGTGGATCCCACAGCCTTTACCAATATTGTAGAGACCGCAGGGATTTTTGGATTTTTTCGTACAAATTAA
- the ku gene encoding non-homologous end joining protein Ku: MHTMWKGSISFGLVNIPIKIYAATENKDIRFRSLHEECHTPIKYQKYCPTCETTVENNDIVKGYEYESGKFVTVSQEEINEIKGETTRSVEIMDFVNLDDIDPIYFNKSYFIGPNDQGEKAYALLKQALDDTNKIGIAKITMHSKQHLAIVRCYEQGLLMETIYYPEEVRDVGNVPGIDQDINVDDKELNTAKQLIEQLTAEFDPEKYTNEYREDLHDMIEAKINGNEIAKPEQAPEKENVVDLLSALQKSIDETDESTEKTGKNDDEPANTGTKPSKKTAAGKKKKQKSS, encoded by the coding sequence ATGCATACGATGTGGAAAGGTTCGATAAGCTTCGGCTTAGTCAATATTCCCATAAAAATCTACGCAGCAACAGAGAATAAGGATATCCGTTTCCGTTCCCTGCATGAGGAATGCCATACACCGATAAAATATCAAAAATATTGTCCGACATGTGAAACCACTGTTGAGAATAACGACATCGTTAAAGGTTATGAATATGAGTCCGGTAAGTTCGTCACCGTATCCCAGGAAGAGATCAATGAAATCAAGGGAGAAACCACCCGTTCGGTTGAGATTATGGATTTCGTTAATCTAGATGACATCGATCCGATTTATTTTAACAAATCTTATTTCATTGGCCCTAATGACCAAGGTGAAAAAGCTTATGCCTTGCTTAAACAGGCCCTTGATGACACGAACAAGATTGGCATTGCCAAAATAACCATGCATTCCAAGCAGCATCTAGCTATCGTCCGTTGCTACGAACAAGGGCTTCTAATGGAAACCATTTATTATCCAGAAGAAGTCCGTGACGTTGGTAACGTCCCTGGTATTGATCAAGACATCAATGTCGATGATAAAGAACTCAATACGGCAAAGCAATTGATTGAACAATTGACAGCCGAGTTCGATCCGGAGAAATATACCAACGAATATCGTGAAGACTTGCATGACATGATTGAAGCCAAAATCAATGGTAATGAGATAGCCAAACCAGAGCAAGCACCTGAAAAAGAAAATGTCGTTGATTTACTATCCGCCTTGCAAAAAAGTATTGATGAAACGGACGAATCAACCGAAAAAACGGGAAAAAATGACGATGAACCGGCCAATACCGGCACAAAACCGAGCAAAAAAACCGCTGCTGGCAAAAAGAAAAAGCAGAAAAGCTCGTAA
- a CDS encoding ATP-dependent DNA ligase produces the protein MNLQPIVPFEPIRMDQAPNGESLIAQVKWDGVRVLTYYDGETVNLFNRKQNNRTEQFPELIEIQNYCDASSVILDGEVIALGTDGQPSFHEVMRRDGIRNIEKVEQRRQEIPISYMIFDMIYYNGEWIDQWPLQERMELLKKVIIPSNTIQVVPSHSDSDTLFSVVKKHQLEGIVVKDVTRAYQIKGKDDRWVKVKNYRDLTAVVGGVTKRSGIVNALLLGLYDHTGGLHYIGHTGTGKLTAHDWRDLTERVEPLITKIKPFVNQPERSQDAIWLEPQLTVKVNFIEWPEGRTLRQPSIQAFVDQSPEDCTL, from the coding sequence ATGAACCTACAACCCATTGTCCCATTTGAACCGATAAGAATGGATCAAGCTCCAAATGGCGAATCTTTAATTGCCCAAGTGAAATGGGATGGTGTTCGGGTGCTCACCTATTATGACGGCGAAACGGTGAATCTTTTTAATCGCAAACAAAATAATCGTACAGAGCAATTTCCCGAATTAATTGAGATTCAAAACTACTGTGACGCATCATCCGTGATTTTAGATGGTGAGGTTATCGCTTTAGGTACCGATGGTCAACCGTCATTTCACGAGGTCATGCGTCGTGACGGCATTCGTAATATCGAAAAGGTCGAACAAAGACGGCAAGAGATACCCATTTCTTATATGATATTTGACATGATTTATTATAACGGTGAATGGATAGACCAATGGCCGCTACAGGAACGTATGGAGCTCCTTAAGAAAGTGATTATCCCAAGTAACACTATTCAGGTGGTCCCATCCCACTCAGATAGCGACACATTATTCTCAGTCGTCAAAAAGCATCAATTAGAAGGCATTGTTGTCAAAGATGTCACAAGAGCCTATCAAATCAAAGGTAAAGACGACCGCTGGGTAAAGGTGAAAAATTATCGTGATTTAACGGCCGTCGTGGGTGGTGTAACAAAGCGATCAGGCATTGTTAACGCCTTGCTCCTCGGGCTATATGATCACACTGGTGGCCTTCACTATATTGGCCATACCGGTACTGGGAAGCTGACCGCCCATGATTGGCGCGACTTAACAGAACGGGTTGAACCGCTCATCACTAAAATCAAGCCATTTGTTAATCAGCCGGAACGGTCCCAAGATGCCATATGGCTTGAGCCACAGTTAACAGTCAAAGTCAATTTTATTGAATGGCCCGAAGGTCGTACACTCAGGCAGCCGAGCATCCAAGCCTTTGTTGATCAATCACCGGAAGACTGTACATTGTAG
- the ligD gene encoding non-homologous end-joining DNA ligase, protein MNDPDQTVRIGKQTVSLTSLDKPLWPEQGLKKADFIKYIHVVADKMLPFLNDRPLTVVRYPHGVKGESFFQKNCPDYAPDFVKTATVEDIDYILCSDQPTLIWLANQLAFEYHVPFQPITSASPSEIVLDLDPPSRDEFPMAIQAALMIKDVLDRLHLTAFIKTSGNKGLQVYIPLPDETFTYDDTRDFTQFIASYLTESEPDWFTTERLKKNRHHRLYVDYLQHDEGKTIIAPYSVRGNAQATVATPIHWDEVNDDLEPDTFTIPMMEERLKQRGCPMALFQKAKQEQNFGQVLQALKDQQKGGTLTK, encoded by the coding sequence ATGAATGACCCAGACCAAACCGTTAGAATCGGCAAGCAAACCGTATCACTCACATCCTTGGATAAGCCATTATGGCCGGAGCAAGGCCTGAAAAAAGCGGATTTTATCAAATATATCCATGTCGTTGCTGACAAGATGTTACCCTTTTTAAATGACCGGCCTCTCACTGTCGTCCGGTACCCGCACGGTGTGAAGGGAGAATCATTTTTTCAAAAAAATTGTCCGGATTACGCGCCGGATTTTGTGAAAACAGCGACTGTCGAAGATATTGACTACATTTTATGTTCCGATCAACCGACGCTGATTTGGTTAGCTAATCAATTGGCCTTCGAATACCACGTACCGTTTCAACCGATCACATCAGCATCACCGTCAGAAATTGTATTGGATTTGGACCCACCATCAAGGGATGAATTCCCAATGGCTATTCAAGCAGCGCTTATGATTAAAGATGTCCTTGACCGGCTTCATCTGACGGCATTTATTAAAACCAGCGGAAACAAAGGCTTACAAGTCTATATACCTTTACCTGATGAAACATTCACTTACGATGACACACGTGATTTCACCCAATTCATCGCCAGTTATCTGACGGAATCAGAACCCGACTGGTTTACCACGGAGCGGCTAAAAAAGAATCGCCACCACCGTCTATATGTGGACTACCTCCAACATGATGAAGGTAAAACCATCATTGCCCCCTACTCGGTACGGGGGAACGCTCAAGCCACGGTGGCCACGCCGATTCATTGGGATGAAGTTAATGATGACCTTGAGCCCGATACATTTACGATTCCCATGATGGAGGAGCGACTGAAGCAACGAGGTTGTCCAATGGCCTTATTCCAAAAAGCTAAACAGGAACAAAATTTTGGTCAAGTGCTCCAAGCATTAAAAGACCAACAGAAAGGAGGGACGTTGACGAAATGA
- a CDS encoding ATP-binding cassette domain-containing protein, whose translation MLTLDNIQKSYKYHAVLNNISTTFGQGIIGLVGPNGSGKTTLLKILAANEKASAGRILYGKTTWDHSPNVIRQHTGYLPQNFFIHPKRTARQFLMKTAVIKGFKQKQIRQQTVEAALKQVNLLDAADTLVKHYSTGMGQRLGIAQALIGDPDLLIFDEPTVGLDPIERIRFRNLIAHLGQSRTIILSTHIPGDITGCCGDLKVLLEGRLVFSGQPTALAKQAEGKIWDVQSDRPPVDKKNTLFIQQRKADYRYKYISDHPPQPDSQSAQPTVMDGYLYLTRSSQHV comes from the coding sequence ATGTTAACTCTAGACAATATCCAGAAATCATACAAATATCATGCTGTTCTCAATAATATTTCAACCACTTTTGGACAAGGCATTATTGGTTTAGTGGGTCCCAATGGATCGGGTAAAACCACGTTGCTGAAAATTTTGGCGGCCAATGAAAAAGCGAGCGCGGGTCGCATCCTTTATGGAAAAACGACATGGGATCATTCACCTAATGTGATTCGCCAGCATACCGGCTATTTACCACAAAACTTTTTCATCCATCCCAAACGCACGGCCCGGCAATTTTTAATGAAAACAGCGGTAATTAAAGGATTCAAGCAAAAACAAATAAGGCAGCAGACCGTTGAAGCTGCTCTAAAACAAGTGAATTTACTTGACGCGGCTGACACGCTTGTGAAGCATTATTCCACAGGTATGGGACAGCGTCTTGGCATTGCGCAAGCTTTGATCGGTGATCCTGATTTGTTAATCTTTGACGAACCTACAGTTGGACTGGACCCGATTGAAAGGATTCGATTCCGAAATTTAATCGCTCACCTGGGACAAAGTCGCACTATTATTCTCTCCACGCATATCCCAGGTGATATCACCGGCTGCTGCGGAGATTTGAAAGTTCTATTAGAAGGTCGATTGGTTTTCTCCGGACAGCCAACCGCTTTAGCGAAACAAGCGGAAGGGAAAATTTGGGATGTCCAAAGCGACCGGCCGCCCGTCGATAAAAAGAACACGCTTTTCATTCAACAAAGGAAAGCGGATTACCGTTACAAATATATCAGTGACCACCCACCACAGCCTGACAGCCAAAGTGCCCAACCTACTGTTATGGATGGTTATCTGTATTTGACAAGGAGTTCACAGCATGTATAG